A window of the Hippoglossus stenolepis isolate QCI-W04-F060 chromosome 8, HSTE1.2, whole genome shotgun sequence genome harbors these coding sequences:
- the ing4 gene encoding inhibitor of growth protein 4 — MAAGMYLEHYLDSIENLPFELQRNFNLMRDLDQRTEDLKGQIDSLAKEYTANARTLSSEQKLSILRQIQQSYSKCKEFGDDKVQLAMQTYEMVDKHIRRLDTDLARFEADLKEKQIESTDYDSTSSKGKKVCVNPGETRQKEKKMAKTRSKVKSSDEDSSPKTAQKKVKLLQPGEFNSPASNFGNVHPSDVLDMPVDPNEPTYCLCHQVSYGEMIGCDNTDCSIEWFHFACVGLTTKPRGKWYCPRCSQDRKRK, encoded by the exons ATGGCGGCGGGGATGTATTTGGAGCATTATTTGGACA GCATAGAAAACCTCCCgtttgagctgcagagaaacttCAACCTGATGAGGGACCTAGATCAACGCACAGAGG ATCTCAAAGGACAGATAGACTCTCTGGCCAAGGAATACACAGCCAATGCTCGGACTCTTTCCTCTGAGCAAAAGCTGTCCATACTGAGGCAGATTCAACAGTCTTACAGTAAATGCAAGGAGTTCGGAGATGATAAGGTGCAACTGGCCATGCAGACGTATGAAATG GTTGACAAACACATCAGACGCCTTGACACAGATCTGGCGCGGTTTGAGGCTGACCTGAAGGAAAAGCAGATTGAGAGCACAGACTATGATTCCACCTCCAGTAAGGGGAAAAAAG TTTGTGTCAATCCAGGTGAGACaagacagaaggaaaagaagatGGCTAAGACAAGGTCTAAAGTGAAGAGTTCAGATGAAGACAGTAGTCCCAAGACTGCACAGAAGAAAGTCAAACTCCTTCAGCC AGGGGAATTCAACAGCCCTGCCTCCAACTTCGGGAATGTGCATCCATCTGATGTGCTGGACATGCCGGTGGACCCCAATGAGCCCACCTACTGTCTGTGCCATCAGGTCTCTTATGGCGAGATGATTGGCTGTGACAACACTGAT TGCTCCATCGAATGGTTCCATTTTGCATGTGTGGGCCTGACAACCAAACCAAGAGGAAAATG GTATTGTCCAAGATGCTCccaagacagaaagagaaaataa
- the nop2 gene encoding probable 28S rRNA (cytosine(4447)-C(5))-methyltransferase, giving the protein MGRKLDPTTYVKRGPGRKSRKQQGAENELAKFIPDEDTDPKRLSSRGRKRAAKRVQKVKKPEDAAEEKSKTVFTDENSKWLKPATRKRKIDDAESGDSSDEHWEDEEDEEEEEKVEQQQIKKGGKDQGKKGAKSKIKPVVEEVKEAEDDEAEDDDDAEDDDDDDDDEEMVDDYGTLDDVSGEAAEEESDGEELLPIERAAKKEKKLKEILGLESDEDDDDEEDDDKDGVKEAKSDEDEEDTVQANMDEMDKFRLPGAEESEKEGILMCVDLKEIHQRIKDNIDVLCNFSTKREEGKDRTEYISLLKKDLCTYYSYNDFLIEKLIDLFPLSELVDFLEANEIHRPVTIRTNTLKTRRRDLAQALINRGVNLDPLGKWSKVGLVIYDSSVPVGATPEYLSGQYMLQGASSFLPVMALSPQEGELVLDMTSAPGGKTTYIAQLMRNTGVIVANDANADRLKSVVGNIHRLGVTNTVVCNYDGRRFPKVMGGFDRVLLDAPCSGTGVIAKDPVVKTSKDEADIQRSAHLQKELILAAIDSVNAASTSGGYLVYCTCSIMVEENEWVVDYALKKRNVKLVPTGLDFGKEGFTRFRERRFHPSLRLTRRFYPHSHNMDGFFVAKLKKFSNVVPTEAAGTEEENSEAPESTAVAESPETKPSKANKAVPGKAGGLKGKAQTNGTPGKEKANQPKGKKDLPSGPKKAKIAKMDEETVKGSEAKKPKAKTKASKGSKKQGGKFEKKKGKKKSPMKSKKRMGKNKFRKLKRMLEKNE; this is encoded by the exons CAG TTTTCACTGATGAGAACAGTAAATGGTTGAAACCAGCAACAAGGAAGCGCAAAATAGATGACGCTGAAAGCGGGGACAGCAGTGATGAACACtgggaagatgaggaagatgaagaagaagaggagaaggtggagcagcagcagataaagaaaggaggaaaagacCAAGGAAAGAAGGGTGCAAAATCCAAAATTaagccagtggtggaggaagtgaaggaggcTGAGGATGATGAAGCTGAGGATGACGACGATgctgaagatgatgatgatgatgacgacgatgaaGAAATGGTCGATGACTACGGAACTCTTGATGACGTCagtggagaagcagcagaagaagaaagcgATGGAGAGGAG CTCCTTCCTATCGAGCGtgcagcaaagaaagaaaaaaaactgaaggaaaTCTTGGGTCTAGAGAGTgacgaagatgatgatgatgaggaagacgaTGACAAAGACGGTGTAAAGGAAGCGAAAtcagatgaagatgaggaagacaCAGTACAAGCCAACATGGATGAAATGGATAAATTTAGGCTTCCTGGAGCAGAGGAGAGTGAGAAGGAGG gtATCCTGATGTGTGTGGACCTGAAAGAAATTCATCAGAGAATAAAAGACAACATCGACGTCCTGTGTAATTTCTCAACAAAGCGCGAGGAGGGGAAAGACAGAACAGAGTACATCTCTCTGCTGAAGAAAGATCTCTGCACCTACTACAGCTACAACGACTTCCTCATTGAGAAATTAATCGACCTCTTCCCCCTCTCAGAG CTGGTTGACTTCCTTGAGGCCAATGAAATTCATAGACCCGTCACTATTcggacaaacacactgaaaacgAGGAGGAGAGACCTCGCACAG GCCCTGATCAACAGAGGAGTGAACCTCGACCCACTGGGGAAATGGTCTAAAGTGGGTCTGGTCATCTATGACTCCTCAGTACCTGTCG gtgCAACACCGGAGTACCTGTCTGGTCAGTACATGCTGCAAGGAGCATCCAGTTTTCTGCCAGTCATGGCTCTTTCTCCACAGGAGGGAGAGTTGGTGTTGGACATGACTTCAGCTCCGGGAGGCAAGACCACCTATATTG CTCAGCTGATGAGAAACACTGGGGTGATCGTGGCTAACGATGCTAACGCTGATAGATTGAAGAGCGTGGTTGGAAACATCCACCGTCTGGGCGTCACCAACACGGTGGTCTGCAACTACGATGGCCGGCGGTTCCcaaag GTGATGGGCGGGTTTGACCGAGTGCTGCTCGATGCTCCGTGCTCAGGCACAGGAGTCATCGCTAAAGATCCAGTTGTGAAGACAAGCAAG GACGAGGCAGACATCCAGCGCTCTGCTCACCTGCAGAAAGAGCTGATCCTTGCTGCTATAGACTCTGTCAATGCTGCATCGACCTCAGGAGGATATCTGGTCTACTGTACATGTTCAATAATG GTGGAGGAGAACGAATGGGTGGTGGACTACGCTCTGAAGAAAAGGAACGTCAAACTAGTTCCCACAGGACTTGACTTTGGCAAGGAAGGTTTCACCAG GTTCAGAGAACGAAGATTCCACCCTTCTCTGCGACTCACTCGCCGATTTTATCCTCATTCCCACAATATGGACGGGTTTTTTGTGGCCAAGCTGAAGAAGTTCTCCAATGTTGTTCCAACCGAGGCAGCAGGGACAG aagaagagaattCAGAGGCTCCTGAGTCGACAGCAGTTGCAGAATCTCCGGAGACTAAACCATCCAAGGCCAACAAGGCTGTCCCTGGAAAAGCAGGAGGCTTAAAGGGAAAAGCCCAAACCAATGGAACACCAGGCAAGGAGAAGGCAAACCAGCCGAAAGGCAAAAAGGACTTGCCCAGTGGACCAAAAAAGGCAAAGATCGCCAAGATGGATGAAGAGACTGTGAAAGGGTCTGAGGCCAAGAAGCCCAAAGCGAAGACTAAAGCATCTAAGGGCAGCAAAAAACAAGGGGGGAAATTTGAGAAAAAGAAGGGCAAGAAAAAATCTCCCATGAAGTCCAAGAAGAGAATGGGAAAGAATAAATTCAGAAAGTTGAAGCGCATGTTGGAAAAAAATGAGTGA